catttatccaggttgaactccatctgccacctctcagcccatctctgcatcctgtcaatgtcccgctgcagccgacaacagccctctacactgtcaacgacacctccgacctttgtgtcgtctgcaaacttgctgacccatccttcaattccctcgtccaagtcattaataaaaattacaaacagtagaggcccaaggacagagccctgtggaactccactcaccactgacttccaggcagaatattttccttctactaccactcgctgtcttctgttggccagccaattctgtatccaagcagctaagttcccctgtatcccattcctcctgaccttctgaatgagcctaccatggggaaccttatcaaatgccttactgaagtccatatacaccacatccacagctcgaccctcatcaacgtttctagtcacatcctcaaaaaactcgataaggtttgtaaggcatgacctacccctcacaaagccgtgttgactgtatttgatcaagccatgctcttccagatggtcataaatcttatccctcagaatcctttctaacaccttgcagacgacagacgtgagacttaccggtctataattgccggggatttccctatttcctttcttgaagagaggaattacatttgcctctctccagtcctcaggtacgactccagtggagagcgaggatgcaaagatcttcgcaagtggcgaagcaattgcatttctcgcttcccaaagcagccgaggacaaatctgatccgggcctggcgacttgtcaatcttaatgtttgacaaaatttttagcacatcagcttcgtctttctctatccattccagcatgcacacctgctcttcaaaggtttcattcactacaaagttggtttctttcgtaaagacagaagcaaaaaactcatttagggcttcccctacctcctcaggctccacacacaagttccctatgctatccctgatcggccctactctttctttgaccattctcttattcctcacgtaagtgtaaaatgcctttgtgttttcccggattccttctgccaagcctttctcgtgccccctcctggctctcctcagaccatttttgagctccttccttgcctgcatgtaatcctctctagctgaacttgaccctagcttcctccaccttatgtaagctaccttcttccttttcactagaagctccaccgctctcgtcatccaaggttctttaatcttaccccttcttgcctgtctcagagggacatatttactcatcactcccaacaactgttccttaaaccgtctccacatgtctatagttcccttaccatggaacaactgctcccagtccatgcttcctaactcatgtctaatcgcattatagtttcctcttccccaattaaatattctcccattctgcctaatcctctccttctccatagctatgtagaatgtgaggcagttatggtcactatcaccaaaatgctctcccaccacaagatttgatacctgccccggctcgtttccgagcaccaagtctagaatgtcctctcccctcgtcggcctgtcaacgtaagACTTTATAATAACTGATTtgcggtggcatggtggcacagtggttagcgtgGCATGGTTAACGTAGAAGCGGGGACCCAAAGTCAAGTCCAGCCTCGactgacagtctgtgtggaaatTGTaagttctcactgtgtctgtgtgggtttcctcccacagtccaaaatgtgcaattggtgtggattggccatgggaatttCAGAGGTATGGTAGGAGTTAGGAGATATGTCTGCGTGGCATGCTCTTCACAGAGTCGGcctggacttgttggtccgaacAATCTGTTTCGCACAcctctccaacaatttgctcagtaaCATTTCTTTGGTATTTGTGAGTTTGCTTTAAATGTCTTTACTTGTTGTGCTTCTGCGATCCTATGTCCTCTACCGTGAATAATGGCCTTCTAATCATCGGTAATTTCATTTTTTCCCATGATTATATCTGCAgtatagttttgtttttttgggTCAGAAGTCACTATATAAACAAGCTTCGTCTTTAAACTTCTGTTTCCAGCGcgttttatgttttaaaatcttcctggTTGACTTTTCTTCATACTCTTTTGAAAAGTCTTTTTCTGTTTGCTGTACTCTATTTGATAGTCTAATCTTCAAATAACAATATATCGTTTTATAAATTTAAATCTTGTTTTCTTTGCATATTTAGAACAAGAAAAACTTGTACATTGCGTTTTAAGTAAGAAAGTGCATGGTCTCACACTTTTCTTTTGTTAAGCTTTATCTATAAAGTATTCATCTATTGAGTTATCCTGCCTATATCCTTTGTAAATGCTTTTCATTATTCTCACGActtgccatcccacctacttttgtcACTTTGAAACTGTGGGGAGAAAATAATAGCATTCAAATGTTTATACTGAGAGTGAAATGTAATTTCACTTTGTCTCATTGTTAAGAGACTATTCAGTACAATTATCATAAaatcattgaatccttacagaccgtttggcacaacaagtccacactgcccctctgagcAGCATGGcacccagactcattcctctAATTTTCTGTCTCACCCACCTAACCCAAACATCTCTGGGCATCATAGCAACTTAGTATCCAATCCAaataccctgcacatctttggactgtgggagaaaactggagcacgcGGAGGAGCCCCGTGCAAATacctggagaaggtgcaaacttcTCACAGACAGCCTGAGGCTGGAAATGCACTGGTGTTCTTGATACTATGGTCACATCAGCGTTGTACAACGATTGAATGAGAAGATTACTCAATGAGAGTTTTTGATTTTTTGTGCCACCTTAATGTGAGTAACAAATTGATAAATTCAAAGTACTCTCATTGCGAAATAAGATTTAGGAAGACGATTTTGTTATCGTTGGAAGGTCTCTACACGGCGAAATAACGACATCCAGGAGAACTTATTCTACTTTCTCCAATACTGTAGGACAACAGCATTTTTTTCATAGTGTCACTGCAAAACTGAACTTCTGAGGTGAGAGAAACATCTAGTGTTCATTCTATGGAGCAGAATAATCTGGGGGTATGATGGAAGATGATCAATGTTGAAAATGCAGATCGGCTAAATGTGAGAAATTTCAATGAAATATAATTTTTGGCAAGAAGCCATTTTTAATCATCTGCTTCGGAATTGTTACGCTTTGAATTAGGTGGTGTATGGGATTCTTCATGGGCTAAattgttgtgtgtgtctgtgaggtgtgtatgtgtgcttgtgtgtgtgtgtgtgtgtgtgtgtgtgtgtgtgtgtgtgtgtgtgtgcgtgtgtgtgcgtgtgtgtgtatttatttcaCCTGGAATGCTGTTGTTGGCTTATGAGCAACGATTTTGATTCAATAAATATGGCGAGTGCAATTTTCTATTTCACACGATGCATTACTTTCAATCCCATGATGTCTTGTTGATGACTCTTGATTGGAACATGCACAGCAGTATACATTAACAGAATAGATGTTGGGCTGAGACTCCGACATGAATGTTTGGTACTCCTGTTCAGTTGGGCAAGTGAAAATACTTTAGTTCTGAGTGAaccctgggaggaaactggaaacaaaaggGCAGTAAATTATAACACCGAGTTAAGCAACTCAGTAAcattttggaaactgaaaacagcCACACAGTGCTTAAGAATCTCAAATCTGGTTTTATTATCTTTGTTTAAGTGACTTAACAATTAGATGCAATGGATATTTGATACCATTCTTTAACTCCTCCCTGAATTTATTCTGGGTTCCTGCATAAATAAAAGGGTTAACACAGGAACTCAAAAGCTGAAGCATGAATCCAGTTTCGTCCAGAATAAAATTTGATTCATCAAAATTTGTACCAGAGAAGTAACTAACGCTTGCAATCCGTACATAGAGGAAAGTTATAAGAAGCAGTGAATATAAAAGGATGAAGCTACCTGAGATAGCAAATAGTAAAACAATGGACCTCTTTCTCTTCTCTGTCTCAGggtcactctgattctctccattTCTCTGACTGCGCAGTCTCCCACGGGATTTATTGGCAATCAGAATATGTCTCACAGTGAGAGCATTGAACAGCAAGATCAGAATAAATGGGAGACAAGGGGTTAAAATGTGATGAATCCAGTCAAACGCGATCCATGATGGTGAAGTATAAAAGATTGATTTCATACCACAGAGCCATGGAATGTTGTCGACTATGTACACAGGCTCATATATAATGTACAGGAAACTGTTTTTTATACAGCTCAGTGTGCACACAGTTCCTATGACAAACATTGCCGTTTTCTttgtgcaatattttatttttaacttctgacaacaaatggccacaaatcgatcaaaggtgaagaCAACCGTTAGCCACACAGAACAATCTATAACTCCATAGTTTACAACAGAACGGAGACTACATATTGGTGTGATAGACAAGAAACTATCtgggaaataaatgccagcaatcCTGTTTAATATCACTGCCATGATCATGAGCAACAGGTCCATCACCGCAATGGATATCATGTAATATATGATACACCTGGAGAGGCCACATCTTCCTCGGCTGAGGATAGCAATCACCGCCAAATTTGCTGCAAGAAAGAAAGACAATGACTAAGGATAATATGAGCGTATTTCTGTGTCATGTGATTGAGAGAAACAAGACGACTGACATTCCAATTCATCattgtaattttaaggtgaattgCTCGACTTCAAAATTTAGTTGAAAGCTTCTTGTCATTTATGTGTAAGAACATGTCTCTGTGTTGACTCAGGATGACCTATGTTGTGAAATCAAAACAGAGGTTAACAACAGAGGAGTTAAAATAGTGCAATGAAGGTTAAATGAGATATATGTATGAATCCATGTATTGAAGTCACTATGGTCATGGTGGTGGTGAGGCTTCACGTGTAAGTTGCAGAACCACCTCAGAGATTTTGTAGAAATGAAGAGGCGGGATGTTGCAACTAATTACAAAGCTGTAAGTGAGCAGTAAAGtaattaaaaaataattaaaataatttttaaaaagaacagaaattctTGGAAATAGTCAGTAGGTCTTGCTACGTCTATGGAAAGAATGCAGTGTGAATGCTTCCCGTTcagtgattcttcttcacaaCTTTAGAAAACCATCACAAATGGAGAAGCAAATTATTAGTTTAGTCCTGAAGAAGGTTCCGCAACAGAAACGtcgacttccctgctcctgtaatgctgtcTGACGTGCTACGCTTCTCATTTATTGATTTTGACTTGCATCAACTGCAGCCCTTACAACTTCCAATCGACCAGTTCAGTAATTTTCTCCATATGATGGGGCTAATGGTGACAGTGCAGTGCTAACACCGGCAACTTCACAAGGAAGACCTTTATTAGATTTAGTGTTTATGTGAATAAACAAAGCTGATTGttgatcgcatttcactcatgcCATGTCACGCCTGCACTGCAACTGTTTTGCAAGTCATGTGCTACACTGCTGGTTGTAATGGTAAGTTAACGCTGCAGTGGATACTTTATACCAAGTTGCTGGAGATGCTTCGAGTTATACAGCCAATTAAAGTAGAGGAAGGAATAAAGATGTGAGTAGGCATGAAGATTTCCAGCTGCTCTGAACAGAAAATCAAAACAGCACCAACAAAACAAAGACATTGCAGAGTCGATCATGGCGGCCATTCCGATGGAGAGAAGGTATTACCTGCCGATTTTTCGAGATTGGAAACAGAAGCACTGTATTCTGTGAATATTAATGTAAATTTATCTGTGAAATAGCTAATTTTTGCATAGTTTAGATTTCATTCAAAAACTGTAGGTCTTACAGTGACATTTCAATTGACGTATTTATGAAAATTAGGCTGGAACCAGTTCGTAAATGAAGAGTTTCAATTCTCTCAATGCAGATCAGCCTATTTAGCATGATAACAACCACTATAAAGGTTTTGTTTTTGCAATAATCACGAAGAAATATACGCTGTTCTTGAAGTATGAATGTTCACCCAATGTAAAATAGCAAATAACGCAACCGAATTTCATTTACAAGGAGATAACAGCGAGAAAAAAAACGTGTTTCATCCTCAACACCGGATCCGGTAATACAATGAAATCACATTACATATTGAAATCTGCAAGAGTTTGCTAACAACAGTAATGTCAGTAGCATGACAGATCTACATGAACATCAAAATAACAGTTAGTTTTACATGCAGTCGACATATCAATAACAGAATTGAATTATTTTATTACAGTGAAATATTGGTAATCCATGTGATAACCCATACTGACAGTGGCAATAATACAATGAGTGACACATGCATGTGGCAAAATTacatgatttggaaatatgagtTTGAAAATTAAACAAGAGCATAACAAATTACCTCAGGTAAAAGAAAGTGTTATCACCATCGAATAGAAGTTAGACTGACAGTGTTGAAACGGCATTGAAAAGGCGCCATGGTTGCTCAATGCTGAGCCAGATCTGCCGTGCAGCATCTGTGACCCGGGTTTGATCACACCCTCATGctactgtctatgtggagtttgcacattctccccattgctgcgtgggtttcttccaggtactcatgtttccttccacagtcaaaagatgtgcataTTTGGTGGatttgtccatgctaaattgctcttagTGCTCAGGCATGAATCGGTTAGGTTTGTTAGCATTGGCGGAATGCTGGGTTATTGGTACAGTgttggggaatgggtttgggtaggatgcaaTTCAGAGTTTCAATATGGACTTGTTGAGTTAAATGTCTTGTTTCCACTCTTTTGGGGTTGTAGTTTAAAAAATTTGGAAGGTAAGCGAACAATAAAATGGAGAACAATACTCTTAAAGTTTCAAAGAATGCCGCTAAAGGAGGCCAGAATTAATAATGAGGAATATTAAATTGTAATAACGTTCACTGTAGGAAAAAAAAGTGCTGGGAAAGGGGGGAACTTATTCAAAATGCAGAGAATACTTGCCATTAagttatatatttttttaaaaatccgtaAAGATAAAAGGAGAACGTTCATTTAAGGTGTCGAAATTGCTGCTGCGGCtgctactactactactactactaatATGAAGAATGAGAATAATGCAGCAAACCAGTAATAACAACAATGACTTACTATAACACCCTACCTGGAATTCCAACAGCGGCAAGAGCAGGATAGTAAATGGAAAATATCAGCCCTTTGAGTGATACATGCATTTGTGTGTGAAGCTCTCAGCGTGATCTCAACTGTGCTGAAATATTCACGGATTTATACCTGATGTCAGACTTTAGGGAGATAATTAGTTCCTTTCATCGTTTATATAATTGCACTAATTTGAATAAATGATTAGCAATATCACATCTGGACTCGCGTTTACAGCATGGTCTTCTGAGGCATGTTAAAGCTCCACTGCAAATTAAACAGAGATAGAGATATTATCTTTGCAGCGGTCCTTCATAAACTATCACGAAAATAACAAATTACATAAAAACAAATCACAAAAGTATCACGAGGTTGGCAATGGATTTAATGAAATTTTCACTTGTGTAATACCTAGCTTTAAACTTCTTGGTGATGACCTACTTCGGTTTGAATGGAATAAATAATCCGAGATATTTTGATGAGATAAAAAGTTGCAATGTAGCTTTCACTTTTGTACATTATTCAGCTGCTATCAATTAGATGCCTGGCACATGAATTCACATCTCTCTGAATGTATGGAGCAGTGTCCAAGCAGCTGACAATGTGTTCAACATTCTAACACAATATGGTAGGCTTGAGAAAACGTTTGCCAGGTTGCCTTGAGCATAGATTGTTAAATTCAATATTATTGCAGTTCAGTACAGATGCACCTGGCTGAGCACAGTTACATGAGTGTTGAACAGGTCGAGGTTGATTGAATTATTTGCCGTGTGCAGGTGTCACTTTCAAGATGGTTACTGTCTGTGGTGTGGTGTAGGTCAGCATGGCTACCATGGGAGTATACAGCACATTTTCATTAAGTATTGGCCAGATATCTGCTGCGGTCAGGAGCAATCATGTGCAACCAAATCACAGGGATAACATACAGTTCAACAAGTTTACTTTAATCATGATGAGTTACTTTCTACAATGGCAAATACAGTGAATTTGGTGATACTTCGTAAGGAACACACCGAGCCTGTGCATTAACTTCCTATATGGAGAGTTTCTTTTCTACGTGTTTGTATTCAAAGTGTATAAAGTTTGCTTTGCGTTTCTAATTTGTGTGCGATCATTCCCAGTCAGCTCGGCTCCATTCAATGTAAATAAGAATGATCCAACATAGTTGTGATCTTGTCCAGGTAGCATAGTGGACAACTAGCTGAACAATCATTCACAGTTCTCAATAGACAGTTCGGATCCGAATTTCCCCAACATCTATTGTGCGGAACGGTTTCGATATTCAATGTTAGATTTTTCACAAACTCTATTTGCTCACCAAACTTATTTTCGGTGTAATAACAAGAAGCAAAATATTGGAGATGactgaaatctgaagtaaaattgaaagtactggagaaaatgCATTGGCCTTGCAGCATCCGCAGAGACGGAAAAAAAGTTGCCTTTGCAAGTTGGCTTCTGAAGTAAACTTAGTGGAATCAggaattaattctgtttctctctccaaaggtgTTTCCATACGTATTGGCTTTCTACGTCAATTTTTGATTTCAGTACTGTCAGCGACGAGAATATTTCTACAAAGTTTCAATTCATTTCATAAGATTATAAAAGCAACCTAGGCAGTTTGAAGATTTATGAGTTAATAGGCTGAGAATTCAGCTCCTTTGACCTACTGTTCTAGCCATGACACTTAGGTCACTTTTCCTGTGACCATGCAAACATAAGGCATTTACACCGAGAAGGACAGCATCGACCTCTTCCATTACCAAGAAAGGAAATGGTAGAATTTCTTTATCCAGATTCCTGCCAGCCTAAAaactattttttttattttaggtGAGCGTTATGTTGCAAATGCGACGTTGGTGAAACCTTTTTGTGGCTTCATTAGCATTTGCATAAATTCAGACACTTCTGAGTTTCTGTATTGCTCTGGATAAATTACAAATCAAACAAGCGAAGGCTTTGATCTGCTTTATCTTACACTTGTTATTCTTTTTCTTCAGTATCCACCACAATTCTATTTTGTATTTTTCCAAGCCCGGATATTTTCTTTGTGCTAAGTCTTGGTGCATTTCTTTGTGAAGCAGCAGCGCGAGCCAGAGCTTGggccaggggcctgtcgggaaaccagtgagtcagagattttaaatctttttcctcgaGCGTTGGagcctgccatttctttgtgaagcagcagcgcgagcgggagcagAGGTTACTGGGAAGGGAGGGACCTTTCGTTTAACATCCCTCAGCCATACAAGTAATCGTTGTGTAAtcccgagaccctacccttgtagggccacccacccatccacatcttctaaccttatacaccagggtcAAATCAAGtgaagcttctcttttttttttactttctgccgaggggattagcagggatggcagtgcaggtagaggaatgttccttcTGCATGACGTATGATGTCGCAGATGCCGTTAGAGTCCCATCCAAAATCGTCttcaggaagtgcacccaactcttgctcctccaagacagcgtagggaactggagtgggagctggatgaacttcgggtCATTGGGGTGGCAGAGTCAGTGATGCACAAGAgatacagggaagtagttacatgtaagtgtgaagaaagctgggtaactgttagaatcGGGGGGAAAGCAGCCAGTGCAGGGATGCCCTGTGTTCGtttgtctttatgaaagaaatgaactttgtagtaaatgaagcctttgaagagcaggtgtgcatgctggaatggatagagatagaggaagctgatgtgctgaaaattttgtcaaacattaagattgacaagtcgccaggcctagaacagatttgtcctcggctgctttgggaaacgagaaatgcaattgcattgccacttgcgaagatctttgcatcctcgctctccactggagtcgtacctgagaactggagagaggcaaatgtaattcctctcttcaagaaaggaaatagggaaattccccggcaattacagaccagtaagtctcacgtctgtcgtctgccaggtgttagaaaggattctgagggataggatttatgaccatctggaagagcatggcttgattaaatgcagtcaacacggctttgtgaggggcaggtcatgcctcacaaaccttatcgagttctttgaggatctgactagaaaagttgatgagggtcgagctgtggatgtggtgtatgtggacttcagcaaggcatttgatatggttccccatggaaggctcattcagaaggtcaggaggaatgggatacaggggcaCTTAGCTGTCTggacacagaattggctggccaacagaagacagcgagtggtagtagatggaaaatattctgcctggaagtcagtggtgagtagtgttccacagggctctgttcttgggcctctactgtttgtaatttttattaatgacttggatgaggggattgaaggatgggtcagcaagtttgcagacgacacgaaggttggaggtgtcgttgacagtatagagggctgtcgtaggctgcagcgggacattgacaggatgcagagatgggctgagaggtggcagatggagttcaacctgaatgcgaggtgatgcattttggaaggtcgaatttgaaaactgagtacaagattaaggataggattcttggtagtgtggaggaacagaggcatcttggtgtgcagatacatagatcccttaaaatggccacccaagtggacagggttgttaagaaagcatatggtgttttggctttcattagcagggggattgactttaagagtcgtgagatcttgttgcagctctataaaactttgtttagaccgcacttggaatattgcatccagttctgggcgccctattataggaaagatgtggatgctttggagagggttcaaaggaggtttaccaggatggtgcctggactggagggcttaccttatgaagtgaggttgactgagctcggactcttttcattggagaaaacgaggaggagaggggacctaattgagttatacaagataataagaggcatagatagagttgatagccagagactatttcccagggccgaaaaggctaacacgaggggtgttagttttaagctggttggacgAAAGcatagaagggatgtcagaggcgggttctttacacagagttgtgagagcatggaatgcgttgccagcagcagttgtggaagcaaggtcattggggtcatttaggagactgctggacatgcatatggtctcagaaatttgagggtgcatacatgaggatcaatggccggca
This genomic stretch from Stegostoma tigrinum isolate sSteTig4 unplaced genomic scaffold, sSteTig4.hap1 scaffold_109, whole genome shotgun sequence harbors:
- the LOC132207587 gene encoding probable G-protein coupled receptor 139; this translates as MHVSLKGLIFSIYYPALAAVGIPANLAVIAILSRGRCGLSRCIIYYMISIAVMDLLLMIMAVILNRIAGIYFPDSFLSITPICSLRSVVNYGVIDCSVWLTVVFTFDRFVAICCQKLKIKYCTKKTAMFVIGTVCTLSCIKNSFLYIIYEPVYIVDNIPWLCGMKSIFYTSPSWIAFDWIHHILTPCLPFILILLFNALTVRHILIANKSRGRLRSQRNGENQSDPETEKRKRSIVLLFAISGSFILLYSLLLITFLYVRIASVSYFSGTNFDESNFILDETGFMLQLLSSCVNPFIYAGTQNKFREELKNGIKYPLHLIVKSLKQR